The Tepidibacter aestuarii genome contains a region encoding:
- the tgt gene encoding tRNA guanosine(34) transglycosylase Tgt: MSAIRYEHIKTCKQSGARLGRIHTPHGIIETPIFMPVGTQATVKSMTPEELKEINSQIILSNTYHLYMRPGHELVKEAGGLHKFMNWDRPILTDSGGFQVFSLGPLRKITEEGVEFRSHIDGSKHFLSPEKVMEIENALGADIMMAFDECAPYPASRDYVKNSLERTTRWAKRCKEAHKNTENQALFGIVQGGMYKDLREQSAKEIMEIDFPGYAVGGLSVGEPKELMYEVLEYTTPLLPEDKPRYLMGVGSPDALIEGAIRGIDMFDCVLPTRIARNGTAMTSQGKVVVRNAKYAKDFTPLDPECDCYACKNYTRAYIRHLVKANEILASRLITTHNLHFLLKLMENVRQAIREDRLLDYRQEFFTKYGYEL, translated from the coding sequence ATGTCAGCAATAAGATATGAACACATAAAAACTTGTAAACAAAGTGGAGCGAGACTTGGGAGAATACACACTCCACACGGTATAATTGAAACTCCAATATTTATGCCGGTTGGAACTCAAGCAACAGTAAAATCTATGACTCCGGAAGAATTAAAGGAAATCAATTCTCAAATTATATTAAGTAACACATACCATCTTTATATGAGACCGGGACATGAACTTGTAAAAGAAGCTGGAGGACTTCATAAATTTATGAACTGGGATAGACCTATACTTACTGACAGTGGTGGATTCCAAGTATTCAGCTTAGGACCACTTAGAAAAATAACAGAAGAAGGTGTAGAATTTAGATCTCACATAGATGGATCTAAGCACTTTTTAAGTCCAGAAAAGGTTATGGAAATAGAAAATGCTTTAGGAGCGGATATAATGATGGCATTTGATGAATGTGCTCCGTACCCTGCAAGTAGAGATTATGTTAAGAACTCTTTAGAAAGAACAACAAGATGGGCTAAAAGATGTAAAGAAGCTCATAAGAATACAGAAAACCAAGCATTATTTGGGATAGTTCAAGGTGGTATGTACAAGGATTTAAGAGAACAGTCAGCTAAAGAAATAATGGAAATTGATTTTCCTGGATATGCCGTAGGAGGACTAAGTGTTGGAGAGCCTAAAGAATTAATGTATGAAGTATTAGAATATACAACACCTCTTTTACCAGAGGATAAACCTAGATATTTAATGGGAGTTGGAAGCCCAGATGCATTAATAGAAGGAGCTATAAGAGGTATAGATATGTTTGATTGTGTACTTCCTACTAGAATAGCTAGAAATGGTACAGCTATGACTAGCCAAGGAAAAGTTGTGGTTAGAAATGCAAAATATGCTAAAGACTTTACTCCACTTGATCCTGAATGTGATTGCTATGCTTGTAAAAACTATACAAGAGCTTATATAAGACATCTTGTTAAAGCAAATGAAATACTAGCTTCAAGACTTATAACTACTCACAACTTACATTTCTTACTTAAATTAATGGAAAATGTAAGACAGGCTATAAGAGAAGATAGATTACTAGACTATAGACAAGAATTTTTCACTAAATACGGATACGAGTTATAA
- the yajC gene encoding preprotein translocase subunit YajC, translating to MPANLINIVMPISFIVIFYFLLIRPQQKKDKQLKEMRGSLKVGDEVVTIGGLVGKVFSVSEEMVTVEVGGDRTKLHVEKWAIGKVKNK from the coding sequence GTGCCAGCAAATTTAATAAACATAGTAATGCCTATTTCTTTTATAGTAATTTTTTATTTCTTACTTATAAGACCTCAGCAAAAAAAAGATAAGCAATTAAAAGAAATGAGGGGAAGTCTTAAAGTTGGAGACGAAGTCGTTACAATAGGAGGACTTGTTGGAAAGGTATTTAGTGTATCAGAAGAAATGGTTACAGTTGAAGTTGGAGGAGACAGAACTAAACTTCACGTTGAAAAATGGGCTATAGGAAAAGTTAAAAATAAGTAA
- a CDS encoding TIGR04086 family membrane protein translates to MKKATYFLKALGYSYLVTIILVLIYNLVLTYTSVSASTIPLMTSIIVTLSIACAGFYIGYKNGYNGFLYGILAGALYVLLMIIMYFLAKENFKFEMNMLYKMLLNILSGGIGGIIGVNMKKD, encoded by the coding sequence TTGAAGAAAGCTACATATTTTTTAAAAGCTTTAGGTTACTCATATTTAGTAACCATTATACTTGTTCTTATTTATAACTTGGTTTTAACCTATACTTCCGTGTCGGCTTCTACAATACCGCTTATGACATCTATTATAGTAACTTTAAGTATTGCATGTGCAGGTTTTTATATTGGATATAAGAACGGATACAATGGATTTTTATACGGTATATTAGCTGGGGCATTATATGTATTACTCATGATAATTATGTATTTCTTAGCCAAGGAAAACTTTAAATTTGAAATGAATATGTTATATAAAATGCTTCTTAATATATTATCTGGAGGAATAGGTGGAATTATAGGCGTAAATATGAAAAAAGATTGA
- the scfA gene encoding six-cysteine ranthipeptide SCIFF, with translation MKHVKTLSKATLKKSAEKGGCGECQTSCQSACKTSCTVANQECER, from the coding sequence ATGAAGCACGTAAAAACACTATCAAAAGCAACTTTAAAGAAAAGTGCTGAAAAAGGTGGATGTGGAGAATGTCAAACTTCATGCCAATCAGCTTGTAAAACTTCTTGTACAGTAGCGAATCAAGAATGTGAAAGATAA
- the scfB gene encoding thioether cross-link-forming SCIFF peptide maturase, which produces MGMIHKFSLNGVNIGLDVNSGAVHVLDNEAYDVLDYYKDKNIDEIVDILKDKYSKEKIVEAYNEIKTLEQEGLLYSNDEYEYHPSFVNRKPVVKALCLHMAHDCNLKCKYCFASQGDFGGERKLMSYEVGKKSLDYLLENSGNRKNLEVDFFGGEPLMNWEVVKKLVEYGNEKAKEKGKLFRFTITTNGVLLDDEKIEYINEHMHNVVLSLDGRKEINDEMRPTLNNKGSYDLIVPKFKKLVDSRDKSKYYYVRGTFTRDNLDFSKDVLHFADSGFDLTSVEPVVDSDDNPYALKEEDMPKIFEEYEKLAVEYADRKIKGDNFTFFHYMIDLDQGPCVIKRLTGCGAGCEYMAVTPEGDLYPCHQFVGNEDFKLGNILDENLSIPRDIQLEFQNAHVYAKEECRNCWAKFYCSGGCHANAYNFNNDILKPYELGCKMQRKRTECAIMIKAKIMLEGSKDD; this is translated from the coding sequence ATGGGTATGATACATAAATTTTCGTTAAATGGAGTTAATATAGGTTTAGATGTAAATAGTGGCGCAGTTCACGTTTTAGACAATGAAGCATATGATGTTTTGGATTATTATAAGGACAAGAATATAGATGAGATAGTTGATATTCTAAAGGACAAGTATTCAAAAGAAAAGATAGTTGAAGCATACAATGAAATAAAAACTTTGGAGCAAGAAGGACTTTTATATTCAAATGATGAATATGAATATCATCCGAGTTTTGTAAATAGAAAGCCTGTTGTTAAAGCTTTATGTTTACACATGGCTCATGATTGTAATCTAAAATGTAAATATTGCTTTGCATCTCAAGGCGACTTTGGTGGAGAAAGAAAGCTTATGAGCTATGAAGTAGGTAAAAAATCATTAGACTACTTACTTGAGAACTCAGGAAATAGAAAAAATTTAGAAGTAGACTTCTTTGGTGGAGAACCTTTAATGAACTGGGAAGTAGTAAAAAAACTTGTTGAGTATGGAAATGAAAAAGCTAAAGAAAAAGGCAAGTTATTTAGATTTACTATTACTACTAATGGTGTTTTATTAGATGATGAAAAAATTGAATATATTAACGAGCATATGCACAATGTAGTATTAAGCCTTGATGGAAGAAAAGAAATAAACGATGAAATGAGACCTACTTTAAACAATAAAGGTAGCTATGACCTTATAGTTCCTAAGTTTAAAAAATTAGTAGATAGTAGAGATAAGAGTAAATACTACTATGTAAGGGGAACATTTACTAGAGATAACTTAGATTTCTCAAAAGATGTACTTCATTTTGCAGATTCAGGGTTTGATTTGACATCTGTTGAACCAGTTGTAGATAGTGATGATAACCCATATGCATTAAAAGAAGAAGATATGCCTAAAATATTTGAAGAATATGAAAAATTGGCAGTAGAATATGCAGATAGAAAAATAAAAGGTGACAATTTTACATTTTTCCACTATATGATAGATTTAGATCAAGGTCCTTGTGTTATTAAAAGGCTTACTGGATGTGGTGCAGGATGTGAATACATGGCTGTAACACCAGAAGGAGATTTATATCCTTGTCATCAATTTGTTGGAAATGAAGACTTTAAACTAGGTAATATACTAGATGAAAATTTAAGCATACCTAGGGATATACAGCTTGAATTCCAGAATGCACATGTATATGCTAAAGAAGAATGTAGAAACTGTTGGGCTAAATTCTACTGTTCAGGTGGATGTCATGCTAATGCATATAACTTTAATAATGACATATTAAAGCCTTATGAATTAGGGTGTAAGATGCAAAGAAAGCGTACAGAATGTGCGATTATGATTAAAGCTAAAATTATGTTGGAGGGAAGCAAAGATGATTAA
- a CDS encoding gamma carbonic anhydrase family protein — MIKEYDGKKPEIPHSCFIAESADVIGKVKMGKNTNVWYNCVLRGDENEIMIGENTNIQDGTVVHISKENRTEIGNYVTIGHKATIHACKIGNYSLMGMGAIILDGAEIGDYTLIGAGSLVPPNKKIPSGVLAYGNPIKVIRELTQEERNSLEKSAIDYVEYAKKHK; from the coding sequence ATGATTAAGGAGTATGATGGGAAAAAACCTGAAATTCCTCATAGTTGTTTCATAGCTGAAAGTGCAGATGTTATAGGAAAAGTAAAAATGGGAAAGAATACAAATGTGTGGTATAACTGTGTATTAAGAGGCGATGAAAATGAGATAATGATAGGTGAAAACACAAATATACAGGATGGCACTGTAGTGCACATAAGTAAAGAAAACAGAACAGAAATAGGAAACTATGTTACAATTGGACATAAAGCAACTATACATGCTTGTAAAATAGGTAATTATAGTTTGATGGGTATGGGGGCTATAATATTAGATGGAGCTGAAATAGGAGATTATACATTAATTGGAGCAGGAAGTTTAGTTCCTCCTAATAAAAAAATTCCATCAGGTGTACTTGCGTATGGAAACCCTATTAAGGTTATAAGGGAATTGACTCAAGAAGAAAGAAATTCCTTAGAAAAATCTGCAATAGACTATGTAGAATATGCTAAAAAGCACAAATAG
- the secD gene encoding protein translocase subunit SecD, with amino-acid sequence MKLKNLSKFISLFIIIVFFAYAAISGVNIGKFNIDPMQDSIKQGLDLQGGVFVVYEAQTDATGEELNKILDQTIEVFRKRIDGMGVSEPVIVKEGEKRIRIELPGVKNAKDAMDAIGKTAQLKFMKEDGTVVVTGKEVKTSEVKFDSKTNEPIVSLEFNSEGAKKFADATRELAPTNSPIVIVLDEEIISAPRVSVEIPDGQAVINGNFTVESAAELSNLIRAGALPVEFKEVQTSTVTASLGEDALNKSVKGAAIGILLVMLYMLFYYRLPGLIADIALTAYILIIMYIYAQMQVTLTLPGIAALILSVGMAVDANVIIFERIKEELRNGKSLRASIDSGFSKALGTIMDSNITTFIAGVVLFKFGTGPIRGFALTLIIGIIASFFTAIVITKTLMKSLVHANIIKNKKFFGA; translated from the coding sequence ATGAAACTTAAAAATTTATCAAAATTCATTAGTTTGTTTATTATTATTGTATTTTTTGCTTATGCGGCAATAAGTGGAGTGAACATAGGTAAATTTAATATTGATCCTATGCAAGATTCAATAAAACAAGGATTGGATTTACAGGGTGGAGTGTTCGTGGTTTACGAAGCTCAAACTGATGCAACAGGAGAAGAACTTAATAAAATTCTAGATCAAACTATAGAGGTATTTAGAAAACGTATAGATGGAATGGGAGTTTCTGAACCTGTTATAGTTAAAGAAGGAGAAAAAAGGATAAGAATAGAGCTTCCAGGTGTTAAAAATGCCAAAGATGCAATGGATGCTATAGGAAAAACAGCGCAACTTAAATTTATGAAAGAAGATGGAACCGTAGTTGTAACTGGTAAAGAAGTTAAAACTTCAGAGGTTAAATTTGATTCAAAAACTAATGAACCTATAGTTTCGTTAGAGTTCAATAGCGAAGGAGCTAAGAAGTTTGCAGATGCAACTAGAGAACTTGCACCTACAAACTCTCCGATAGTTATAGTTCTTGATGAAGAAATTATATCAGCTCCAAGGGTTAGCGTAGAAATTCCAGATGGACAGGCTGTAATAAATGGTAACTTTACTGTTGAAAGTGCTGCAGAACTTTCTAACTTGATAAGAGCCGGAGCACTTCCTGTAGAATTTAAAGAAGTTCAAACATCTACTGTTACTGCAAGTCTTGGAGAAGATGCGCTTAACAAGAGTGTAAAAGGAGCTGCTATAGGGATACTTTTAGTAATGCTTTATATGTTATTTTACTATAGACTTCCAGGGTTAATTGCTGATATAGCTCTTACAGCATATATTCTTATAATTATGTATATATACGCACAAATGCAAGTAACACTTACTCTTCCGGGAATAGCTGCACTTATATTATCGGTAGGTATGGCAGTTGATGCGAATGTAATAATATTTGAGAGAATAAAAGAAGAACTTAGAAATGGAAAATCGCTTAGAGCATCTATTGATTCGGGATTTTCAAAGGCACTTGGAACTATAATGGATTCAAATATAACTACATTTATAGCAGGTGTTGTCTTATTTAAATTTGGGACGGGCCCTATAAGAGGATTTGCTCTTACTTTAATAATAGGTATAATAGCATCTTTCTTTACAGCTATAGTTATTACAAAAACATTAATGAAATCATTAGTCCATGCTAATATAATAAAAAACAAAAAGTTTTTTGGAGCTTAG
- the secF gene encoding protein translocase subunit SecF — protein MKIIEKTKLWFGLSLAIMAIGLVIILTTGLNFGIDFTGGTLMEINLHKVVSTEEIRTVTDEYDKDMTINFVGEKKETIQIKTKKDFDSDKRQEVFNKFKETYNLEETQPEKAEQFGATVGKEIRNNAIISTLIAAVGMLIYVSFRFEFSYGIASIIALVHDVIILICAYAVFRVPVNSPFVAAVLTVVGYSINDTIVVFDRIRENMKHAKKNDYASIANQSISQTISRSINTSLTTLVAIISLYVIGVEAIKDFTLPLIVGMAAGTYSSIFIASPAWVLIKQKTKF, from the coding sequence ATGAAGATAATAGAAAAAACGAAGTTATGGTTTGGATTATCCCTTGCTATTATGGCTATAGGACTTGTAATAATACTTACAACTGGACTTAACTTTGGAATAGATTTTACAGGTGGAACATTAATGGAGATAAATCTTCATAAAGTTGTTTCAACAGAGGAAATAAGAACTGTAACAGATGAATATGACAAAGATATGACTATAAACTTTGTAGGAGAAAAAAAAGAGACTATTCAGATAAAGACAAAAAAAGATTTTGATTCAGATAAGAGACAAGAGGTATTTAATAAATTTAAAGAAACATATAATTTAGAGGAAACTCAACCTGAAAAGGCAGAGCAATTTGGAGCTACAGTAGGTAAGGAAATAAGAAATAATGCGATTATATCAACTCTAATAGCTGCTGTTGGTATGCTTATATATGTAAGTTTTAGATTCGAATTTTCATATGGGATAGCATCTATAATAGCGCTTGTGCACGATGTTATAATATTAATATGTGCGTATGCTGTATTTAGAGTCCCTGTTAACAGCCCGTTCGTTGCAGCAGTTCTTACTGTTGTTGGATACTCTATAAATGATACAATAGTTGTATTTGATAGAATAAGAGAAAATATGAAGCATGCTAAGAAAAACGATTATGCAAGTATTGCAAATCAAAGTATATCTCAGACTATATCAAGATCTATTAATACATCTCTTACTACATTAGTAGCTATAATATCGCTTTATGTAATAGGAGTTGAGGCTATTAAAGATTTTACACTTCCTTTGATAGTTGGAATGGCTGCTGGAACATATTCATCTATATTCATAGCCAGCCCAGCATGGGTGTTGATTAAGCAAAAGACTAAATTTTAG
- a CDS encoding ABC1 kinase family protein: protein MIKTGYRNLKRSSNIVQILLKYGFSFVVEKLKIDGIAYKMPLTPNKEIQNMSTGERVRRAIEELGPTFVKLGQIMSTRTDMLDPEIIEELSKLQNNVKSFDIKEARDTFVSEMGLEIEEVFNDFNETPIGAASIGQAYVAKLKDGKDVIVKIQRPNIENIIKSDLEMLHLIGKVIEEYYKETVVDFSEAIEEFSVTIMRELDYTFEARNCEKFREIFKDDSHVYIPKIYWNISSKKVLVMEKINGISVSDINSIKSMGWDTTEIANVGAMSFMKQVFFYGFFHADPHPGNIFAIDKGKIAFIDFGIVGLIDNITLNFITDIFFASINKDVDKIIDSLIELDAISESTNVRKLREEISFFIHYYYDMPIKMINITEILNEFMRFSRKNKVKLPSQFSLLARAIITLEGTAKKLNPDFALSTIVKDFIKEFYLNKFKPDKVLLKSKSYVEQALTDFKVIPRQIKLLLRHLEKNEVKFTIDEIKFTNLEKEINNMTNKLAVSLILSSTIVGSSMIITTKTGPSIKGFALLGIIGFLIATVMGLYLTISILMSSKNKR, encoded by the coding sequence ATGATTAAAACAGGCTATAGAAACTTGAAAAGATCTAGCAATATAGTACAAATATTATTGAAGTATGGTTTTAGTTTTGTTGTGGAAAAATTGAAAATAGATGGAATAGCATATAAAATGCCACTAACGCCTAATAAAGAAATACAGAATATGAGTACCGGAGAAAGAGTAAGAAGAGCTATTGAAGAGCTTGGACCCACATTCGTAAAGCTAGGTCAAATAATGAGTACTAGAACTGACATGCTAGACCCAGAGATAATAGAAGAATTATCAAAGCTTCAAAACAACGTCAAAAGTTTTGATATAAAAGAAGCTAGAGACACTTTTGTAAGTGAAATGGGTCTTGAAATTGAAGAAGTTTTTAATGATTTTAATGAAACTCCTATAGGTGCAGCTTCTATAGGGCAGGCTTATGTAGCTAAGCTAAAGGATGGTAAGGATGTAATAGTTAAAATACAAAGACCTAATATAGAAAATATTATAAAATCTGATTTAGAGATGCTTCATCTTATTGGAAAAGTAATAGAAGAATACTATAAGGAAACCGTAGTTGATTTTAGTGAAGCAATAGAAGAATTTTCTGTTACTATAATGAGAGAGCTTGACTATACATTTGAGGCTAGGAACTGTGAAAAGTTTAGAGAAATATTTAAGGATGATAGTCATGTATATATTCCTAAAATATACTGGAATATATCATCTAAAAAAGTTCTTGTAATGGAAAAAATAAATGGAATAAGCGTAAGTGATATAAATTCTATAAAGAGCATGGGATGGGATACTACGGAAATTGCTAATGTAGGAGCTATGTCATTTATGAAGCAGGTATTTTTTTATGGATTTTTTCATGCAGATCCACATCCCGGCAATATATTCGCAATAGACAAGGGCAAAATAGCTTTTATAGACTTTGGAATAGTTGGATTAATAGATAATATAACATTGAATTTTATAACAGATATATTCTTTGCAAGCATAAACAAAGACGTAGATAAAATAATAGATTCGTTAATAGAACTGGACGCTATAAGCGAGAGTACAAATGTACGAAAATTAAGAGAAGAAATAAGCTTTTTTATACACTATTATTACGATATGCCTATTAAGATGATAAATATAACGGAAATATTGAACGAGTTTATGAGATTTAGCAGAAAAAATAAAGTAAAGCTGCCTTCTCAATTTTCACTTTTGGCAAGAGCTATAATAACTCTTGAAGGTACGGCTAAAAAATTAAATCCTGATTTTGCGTTATCTACAATAGTAAAGGACTTTATAAAAGAGTTTTATTTAAACAAGTTTAAGCCGGATAAAGTTCTATTAAAATCGAAATCTTATGTAGAACAAGCACTTACTGATTTTAAAGTCATACCAAGGCAGATAAAGCTTCTTTTGAGACACCTAGAAAAAAATGAAGTTAAATTTACTATAGATGAAATAAAATTTACAAATCTAGAAAAAGAAATAAACAATATGACCAATAAACTAGCTGTGAGTCTTATATTATCGTCTACAATAGTAGGATCATCTATGATTATAACTACAAAGACAGGACCTAGCATAAAAGGGTTTGCTCTTTTGGGTATAATTGGATTTTTAATAGCAACTGTAATGGGGTTGTATTTGACAATATCTATATTAATGTCAAGTAAAAATAAACGATAG
- a CDS encoding adenine phosphoribosyltransferase, producing MNLQETIRNIKNFPKEGIDFKDITTLLKDGKAFKCAVDQIIEDLKDKDVDVIVGPEARGFLMGTPVAYGLGIGFVPVRKPGKLPAETEKFEYDLEYGTDVLEIHKDAIKPGQRVAIVDDLLATGGTMGAAAKLIEKLGGEVVAMEFLIELEFLNGRKKIDNYHINSLITY from the coding sequence ATGAATTTACAGGAAACAATAAGAAATATAAAGAATTTTCCAAAAGAAGGAATAGACTTTAAGGATATAACTACATTATTAAAAGATGGAAAAGCTTTCAAATGTGCTGTAGATCAGATAATAGAAGATTTAAAAGATAAAGATGTAGATGTAATAGTAGGACCTGAGGCAAGAGGGTTTTTAATGGGAACACCTGTTGCTTATGGGCTTGGAATAGGTTTTGTACCAGTTAGAAAACCTGGAAAGTTACCTGCTGAGACTGAAAAGTTTGAATATGATTTAGAGTATGGAACTGATGTCCTTGAGATACATAAAGATGCTATAAAGCCGGGACAAAGAGTGGCTATAGTGGACGACCTTCTTGCAACTGGAGGAACTATGGGTGCTGCTGCAAAGCTTATTGAAAAATTAGGTGGAGAAGTAGTTGCTATGGAATTCTTAATAGAATTAGAGTTTTTAAATGGCAGAAAGAAAATAGACAATTATCATATTAACTCTTTAATAACATATTAA
- a CDS encoding RelA/SpoT family protein: MLENLLLKIQQYSPSSDLDLIIKAYNFAESAHEGQYRKSGEKYFIHPVEVAYILADLEMDIYTIAAGLMHDVVEDTHYTYDDIAKRFGREIADLVEGVTKLGQIEYKSKEETQAENLRKMFMAMAKDIRVILIKLADRLHNMRTLKFMTPEKAKEKAKETVEIYSPIAHRLGISKIKWELEDIGLRYLDTPGYYELVEKVAKKRKEREAYITKVIDMLEDRFEKSNIKCDIYGRPKHFYSIYRKMHYQNKSFEEIYDLMAVRALVENVKDCYAVLGIVHTIWKPMPGRFKDYIAMPKPNMYQSLHTTVVGPDGEPLEIQIRTREMHKIAEYGIAAHWKYKQGDTNNQGNTSNQEDNMDIKLSWLRQMMEWQKDLNDPKEFMEALKIDLFTNQVFVFTPKGDVIELPAGSTPIDFAYRVHTGVGNRCIGAKIDGRIVPLDYKLKNGNIVEIIRSAHSNGPSRDWINIVKTSHAKNRIRQWFKKERREENIQRGRELLEKEVKRQGYVLSEFLRTKNINAISKKFNQPTDDDLYATIGYGGLIVSQVMSKLRDLYEKDNQKQIIDTKIEETINEKEYKSKRKTSSQGVVVKDVDNILVRIAKCCNPLPGDDIIGYITKGRGVSIHRKDCPNINTNNTESVSRSIEVEWDLNKKVRFEAEIQVKSHDRRGIITEITHVFTVDKISLNGINARTNKDKLVNMSLLLEIDSIKELNNLMKKVKNIPGVIDVYRVIN, translated from the coding sequence ATGTTAGAAAATTTATTACTAAAAATACAACAGTATAGCCCGAGTAGCGATTTAGATTTAATAATAAAGGCTTATAATTTTGCAGAAAGTGCTCATGAGGGTCAGTATAGAAAATCTGGTGAAAAATATTTTATACATCCTGTAGAAGTTGCTTATATATTAGCTGACTTGGAGATGGACATATATACAATAGCAGCAGGTCTTATGCATGATGTAGTCGAGGATACTCATTATACTTATGATGATATTGCAAAAAGATTTGGAAGAGAAATAGCTGATCTTGTAGAGGGTGTAACTAAGCTTGGACAAATAGAATATAAATCAAAAGAAGAAACTCAAGCTGAAAATCTTAGAAAAATGTTTATGGCTATGGCAAAGGATATAAGAGTTATACTTATAAAACTTGCTGATAGACTTCATAATATGAGAACTCTTAAGTTTATGACTCCTGAAAAAGCTAAGGAAAAAGCAAAAGAAACTGTCGAAATATACTCTCCTATTGCACATAGATTAGGAATATCTAAGATAAAATGGGAACTTGAAGATATAGGGCTTAGATATCTTGATACTCCGGGATATTACGAGCTCGTTGAAAAAGTCGCAAAAAAGAGAAAAGAAAGAGAAGCTTATATAACTAAAGTTATAGATATGCTAGAGGATAGATTTGAAAAATCAAATATAAAATGTGATATATACGGTAGACCTAAACATTTTTATAGTATATATAGAAAGATGCATTATCAAAACAAGAGCTTTGAAGAAATATACGATTTGATGGCTGTAAGAGCGCTTGTTGAAAATGTAAAGGATTGTTACGCAGTGCTTGGAATAGTTCATACTATATGGAAACCTATGCCTGGTAGATTCAAGGACTATATAGCTATGCCAAAGCCTAATATGTATCAATCGCTTCATACAACAGTTGTAGGGCCTGATGGAGAACCTCTTGAGATTCAAATAAGAACTCGAGAGATGCACAAAATAGCCGAATACGGTATTGCAGCTCATTGGAAATATAAGCAAGGAGATACAAATAATCAAGGAAATACAAGTAATCAAGAAGATAATATGGACATAAAGCTTTCATGGCTTAGACAGATGATGGAATGGCAAAAGGATCTAAATGATCCTAAAGAGTTTATGGAAGCCCTTAAAATAGATTTATTCACAAACCAGGTATTCGTATTTACGCCAAAAGGAGATGTTATAGAACTTCCGGCAGGATCTACTCCTATAGATTTTGCATATAGAGTTCATACTGGTGTTGGTAATAGGTGTATTGGAGCAAAGATAGATGGAAGAATAGTTCCACTTGATTATAAACTAAAAAATGGAAATATAGTAGAAATTATAAGATCAGCTCACAGTAATGGTCCTAGTAGAGATTGGATTAATATAGTTAAGACTTCTCATGCTAAAAACAGGATAAGACAGTGGTTTAAAAAAGAAAGAAGAGAAGAAAATATCCAAAGAGGAAGGGAATTACTTGAAAAAGAAGTTAAAAGACAAGGATATGTTTTAAGTGAATTCTTGAGAACTAAGAATATAAATGCAATATCTAAGAAATTTAATCAACCAACTGATGATGATTTATATGCAACTATTGGATATGGTGGTCTTATAGTTTCACAAGTTATGTCAAAATTGAGAGATTTGTATGAAAAAGATAATCAAAAACAAATTATAGATACTAAGATTGAAGAAACTATAAACGAAAAAGAATATAAAAGCAAAAGGAAGACAAGTAGCCAAGGTGTTGTTGTAAAAGATGTTGATAATATATTAGTTAGAATAGCTAAATGCTGTAATCCTCTTCCAGGAGATGATATAATTGGCTATATAACTAAAGGGAGAGGTGTTTCTATTCATAGAAAGGACTGTCCTAATATCAATACAAATAACACTGAGTCAGTTAGTAGATCGATTGAAGTTGAATGGGATTTAAATAAAAAAGTAAGATTTGAAGCTGAAATACAGGTTAAGTCACATGATAGAAGGGGAATCATTACTGAAATAACGCATGTGTTTACGGTAGATAAGATATCTTTGAATGGAATAAATGCTAGAACTAATAAAGATAAACTTGTTAATATGAGTTTATTGCTTGAAATTGATAGTATAAAAGAACTTAATAATTTAATGAAAAAAGTCAAAAATATACCTGGCGTTATAGATGTATATAGGGTTATAAATTAA